The genome window ATCTCGCATCCTCCCTTAATCCTTATACTGTTATCTCCTTCTCCGTATCGCCTGAGCGGCTCATTCAAGCAGAGGAGAAAAGAACAAGCCCCCTGCATAAACGATTGAAGGCGGCGAAGATGACCCAGGATCTGGGCTCATTCGTGGGCATTCACCTGGACCCCGTGGTGATTTATGACGGCTTCGAAAAGGATTACCGCTACCTCATCGATGATATTGGAAGGATACTTAATCCGGAAAAGATCATCTGGATCAGCCTCGGCCTTTTGAGGTTTCCGCCAAAGCTGTATGACCATTTCCTCGAGAAAGAAAGGAAGAACCTCCTCTATGGCGAGTTCATCCGGGGCGAGGACGGTAAATACCGTTACATCAAGAATGAGCGGATCAGGGTCTACCGGTCGCTCTATAAGCAGCTCAAGGCCTTACACAACAACCTCTTCATATACCTCTGCATGGAACGCTCGGATGTATGGCGCGAGGTGACAGGCATTGACGTTCACGATAATGAGGCCCTGATAACCCTCTTCGACCGGAGGATAAGGGACTTGTACGGAGGCGGCCTATGAAATTTCAGGATCAGGTTGTATTCATTACAGGAGGCGCAAAAGGACTCGGCCGGGAGATGGCCAGGGCCTTTCTCGCTCACGGCGCATCCGTGGCCGTCAACGGACGTGGCGGCGATGCCGTGGCTCAATTCGAGCAGGAATTCGGGAAACAGAAGATTCTCGCTTTCAGGTCTGATATCACTGACGCTCACGAAATGGAAAAGACCGTGGCGACTGTGACCGATGCCTGGGGAAAAATCGACATCCTTATCAATAACGCCGGCATTGTCAATCCGCTTGCACCTACGGAAACCATGAAAAAAGAGGATTTCGATCGCGTAATAGACGTAAACCTGAAAGGGACATTCTACGTGACCCAGGCGTTCGGGAAGAAGATGATCGAGCAGAAATCGGGGCGTATCATCAACATCGCATCGCAGGTGGCCCTGTTCGGTGAAAAAGGTTTTCTCCCTTACGCAATCAGTAAATCGGCCCTTATAGTCATGACACGCGAGCTCGCTTATGAATGGTCGCCCTATGGCATTACGATCTGTACGCTCGCCCCGGGGTTTATCAAGGGCGGGATGAATCAGGGCCTTATCAAGAAAGAGGCTTTCGTGAACTATCTTTCAGGCAGAACGCCCGTCGGCAGGATGGGCGAGGTGAATGAAGTGGTCTCTACAATACTTTTTCTCGCCTCCGATGAGGCCCGCTACATCAATGGCGAAACCATCATCATGGACGGGGGCATGACGGGCTATA of Syntrophorhabdaceae bacterium contains these proteins:
- a CDS encoding SDR family NAD(P)-dependent oxidoreductase gives rise to the protein MKFQDQVVFITGGAKGLGREMARAFLAHGASVAVNGRGGDAVAQFEQEFGKQKILAFRSDITDAHEMEKTVATVTDAWGKIDILINNAGIVNPLAPTETMKKEDFDRVIDVNLKGTFYVTQAFGKKMIEQKSGRIINIASQVALFGEKGFLPYAISKSALIVMTRELAYEWSPYGITICTLAPGFIKGGMNQGLIKKEAFVNYLSGRTPVGRMGEVNEVVSTILFLASDEARYINGETIIMDGGMTGYTRETLLDFIAGGRR